From the genome of Triticum aestivum cultivar Chinese Spring chromosome 3B, IWGSC CS RefSeq v2.1, whole genome shotgun sequence, one region includes:
- the LOC123071351 gene encoding protein ALP1-like — translation MAPLRGAKRRKRHPEKALPAGVMAPLPPPDAADWWDSFSRRLAAGHYSKDCQNFESVFKMSRKTFDYICTLITGDFSRKTQGFRNFRFGDKTILALEDQVAVALLRLTTGESLLSIGNRFGMNHSAISNITWKFIESLEDHAISHLKWPDPEEMATIKAKFEKLQGLPNCCGAIDTTHILMCSSAQPNSNVWLDCENRNSMVLQAVVDPDMRFRDVVSGWPGSMDDSCILRTSGFYKLCEKGGRLDGQMELPGEPAGSVVREYIIGDTGYPLLPWLMTPYQERDLSPAKAAFNKQHAAARMVVQGAMARLKERWQVLKGELWRPDKHRLPRIIYACCLLTNIMIDLGDTHRERAPASHDHDDGYYQQFSNVADDGAVVQRDVLCQYVSRPGSKLP, via the exons atggcACCACTGAGGGGGGCCAAGCGCCGGAAGCGGCACCCCGAGAAAGCCCTGCCGGCGGGGGTGATGGCGCCCTTGCCCCCGCCCGACGCCGCCGATTGGTGGGACTCCTTCTCCCGCAGGCTTGCAGCAG GACACTACTCCAAAGACTGCCAAAACTTTGAGTCAGTCTTCAAGATGTCGaggaagacattcgactacatttGCACTCTTATTACCGGGGACTTCTCAAGAAAGACACAGGGTTTCAGAAATTTCAGGTTTGGAGACAAGACAATTCTTGCGTTGGAGGATCAAGTAGCTGTTGCTCTGTTGAGACTGACGACTGGTGAGTCACTTCTGAGCATAGGGAATCGCTTTGGAATGAACCACTCAGCAATCTCAAACATCACTTGGAAGTTCATCGAGTCCTTGGAGGATCACGCAATCAGTCATCTGAAGTGGCCTGACCCTGAGGAGATGGCGACCATCAAAGCAAAGTTCGAAAAGCTCCAGGGCCTCCCCAACTGCTGTGGCGCCATAGACACAACACACATCCTCATGTGCTCTTCAGCTCAGCCTAACAGCAATGTCTGGCTTGACTGTGAGAACAGGAACAGCATGGTCCTGCAGGCCGTTGTCGACCCCGACATGCGGTTCAGAGACGTTGTCAGTGGCTGGCCTGGGAGCATGGATGACTCCTGCATCCTGCGCACCTCAGGCTTCTACAAGCTGTGCGAGAAAGGCGGGAGGCTGGACGGCCAAATGGAGCTTCCTGGGGAGCCAGCAGGGTCAGTGGTCAGAGAGTACATCATCGGGGACACGGGCTACCCTCTCCTTCCCTGGCTGATGACTCCATACCAAGAGCGCGATCTGTCTCCGGCAAAAGCAGCATTCAACAAGCAGCACGCCGCGGCGAGAATGGTGGTGCAGGGTGCTATGGCCAGGCTGAAGGAAAGGTGGCAGGTACTCAAGGGGGAGTTGTGGAGGCCTGACAAGCACCGGCTGCCGAGGATCATCTACGCCTGCTGCTTGCTCACCAACATCATGATCGACCTCGGCGACACACACAGAGAACGGGCACCAGCGTCGCACGACCATGATGACGGTTACTATCAGCAGTTCAGCAATGTGGCCGATGATGGTGCGGTCGTGCAGAGGGACGTGCTTTGCCAGTATGTCAGCAGGCCAGGCAGCAAATTGCCGTAG